The following are from one region of the Cervus canadensis isolate Bull #8, Minnesota chromosome 21, ASM1932006v1, whole genome shotgun sequence genome:
- the LOC122423653 gene encoding olfactory receptor 6C3-like, whose amino-acid sequence MKNHTRPTEFILLGLSDDPELQIVTFLFLIITYILSVTGNLTIIILTLVDSHLQTPMYFFLRNFSMLEICFTTVCIPRFLGTIITRDKTISYNDCTAQLFFFIFLGITEFYLLTAMSYDRYVAICKPLHYATIMNNRVCVLLVFCAWLAGFLNIFPPVILFLQLDYCGSNIIDHFACDYFPLLQLSCSDTWLLEVIGFYSAIEILLFTLALIMLSYMFIIKTILRLPSASQRKKAFSTCSSHMIVISISYGSCIFMYANPSAKEKASLSKGASILNASVPPMMNPFIYTLRNQQVKQAFKDTIQKVIFFSSKCK is encoded by the coding sequence ATGAAAAACCACACAAGACCCACAGAATTCATTCTTCTGGGGCTATCAGATGATCCAGAGCTTCAGATTGTGACTTTTCTCTTCTTAATCATCACATATATATTAAGTGTCACCGGAAATTTGACCATCATCATTCTCACCTTGGTGGACTCCCATCTACAGACacctatgtattttttcctcaggAACTTCTCTATGTTAGAAATTTGCTTTACAACAGTCTGTATTCCTAGATTTCTGGGCACAATTATCACCAGGGACAAAACAATTTCATACAATGATTGTACAGCTCAGctgtttttcttcatcttcttgggTATCACTGAATTTTATCTTCTAACTGCCATGTCCTATGATCGCTATGTCGCTATCTGCAAACCCCTGCATTACGCAACCATCATGAACAACAGAGTCTGTGTATTGCTTGTCTTTTGTGCTTGGCTGGCAGGGTTCTTAAACATCTTCCCACCTGTTATTCTTTTTCTCCAGTTAGATTATTGCGGTTCTAACATCATTGATCACTTTGCTTGTGACTATTTCCCCCTCTTGCAACTATCCTGCTCAGACACATGGCTCCTTGAAGTGATTGGTTTTTACTCTGCAATAGAGATTCTGCTTTTTACTTTGGCATTGATAATGCTATCCTACATGTTCATCATCAAGACAATTCTGAGACTGCCTTCTGCCAGTCAGAGAAAAAAGGCATTTTCTACATGCTCCTCTCACATGATTGTCATTTCCATCTCTTATGGAAGCTGTATATTCATGTATGCTAACCCTTCAGCAAAAGAAAAGGCATCCTTGAGCAAAGGAGCATCTATTCTGAATGCTTCTGTTCCTCCTATGATGAATCCATTTATATATACACTGAGGAACCAGCAAGTGAAGCAAGCCTTTAAGGATACCATCCAAAAGGTTATCTTTTTCTCCAGTAAATGCAAGTGA